Proteins from a single region of Euleptes europaea isolate rEulEur1 chromosome 21, rEulEur1.hap1, whole genome shotgun sequence:
- the LOC130492591 gene encoding hexosaminidase D-like codes for MRLVHLDLKGAAPKVPYLEQVFPLFSKLGANGILIEYEDMFPFKGELESLKSPYAYSEEDVERIQNLAELNNLEVIPLVQTFGHVEFILKHDKYRHLREVERFPNSFNPHVPETLAVLKAVLTQVLSKHQRSHWVHIGADEVFHLGEGMDSKNWLSHNAGDVGKMYLNHIREVVNFIASQDWGFQVLLWDDMLRKVSVAAVQESGITKHASPMLWFYAPNFDTQQLGKYISKYAECGFKTVWFASAFKGTTGPAQAWTPLNHHLQNHVQWLSIMRSLAKSPSPRLQGIALTGWQRYDHYSALCELLPVGIPSLAVCLQTLVNGGFNEATKKKVLDILGFQSMQLEKSTCVGSGAFPGLDIYRMVEQVHSQLKDSILKVLEEDSSIKGWFSQYHRKHQFGNPRNMESFGSKVLKAHDDWESFIQTLRSHMEAVYFSDTVEEWMEENVNPHVDRLREFVRDFKEIIRLNARPKTL; via the exons ATGCGGCTGGTGCATCTTGACCTCAAGGGGGCAGCCCCCAAAGTGCCCTACCTGGAGCAG GTCTTCCCGCTCTTCTCCAAACTGGGTGCCAATGGGATCCTCATTGAATATGAAGACATGTTTCCGTTCAAGGGGGAGCTGGAATCGCTGAAGTCTCCATATGCCTATAG CGAAGAAGACGTTGAGAGAATCCAGAATCTGGCCGAGCTCAACAACCTGGAGGTGATCCCGCTGGTGCAAACCTTTGGGCATGTGGAG TTCATCCTGAAGCATGACAAGTATCGGCACTTGCGGGAGGTGGAGCGATTCCCCAACAGCTTCAACCCCCACGTCCCGGAGACGCTGGCCGTCCTGAAGGCCGTGCTCACCCAGGTGCTGAGCAAGCACCAGCGCTCCCACTGGGTGCACATCGGGGCCGACGAG GTCTTCCACTTAGGGGAAGGGATGGATTCCAAGAACTGGCTGAGCCACAATGCCGGCGACGTGGGCAAGATGTACTTGAACCACATCCGGGAAGTGGTGAACTTCATCGCCAGCCAGGACTGGGGGTTCCAGGTGCTCCTGTGGGACGACATGCTCCGCAAGGTCAGCGTGGCGGCTGTCCAAG AGTCCGGTATCACCAAGCACGCTTCTCCCATGTTGTGGTTTTATGCTCCAAACTTTGATACGCAACAATTAG GGAAATACATCTCCAAATACGCAGAGTGCGGCTTCAAGACCGtctggtttgccagcgccttcaaGGGCACCACTGGCCCCGCCCAGGCCTGGACCCCCCTGAACCACCACCTGCAAAATCACGTGCAGTGGCTGAGCATCATGCGATCCCTGGCCAAGTCCCCCTCCCCGAGACTGCAGGGCATCGCGCTGACCGGTTGGCAAAG gtaTGACCACTATTCGGCCCTGTGTGAACTGCTTCCTGTCGGTATCCCATCCCTGGCTGTGTGTCTGCAGACCTTGGTGAATG GTGGATTTAACGAAGCAACCAAAAAGAAGGTCTTGGATATTCTGGGCTTCCAGAGCATGCAGCTGGAGAAGAGCACATG TGTCGGCAGCGGGGCCTTTCCTGGGTTGGATATCTACCGGATGGTCGAGCAGGTCCACAGCCAGCTGAAAGACTCCATCCTCAAAGTCCTGGAAGAGGATAG ttcCATTAAGGGGTGGTTCAGCCAATATCACCGCAAACACCAGTTCGGCAACCCACGCAACATGGAGAGCTTCGGCAGCAAAGTGCTCAA GGCCCACGATGACTGGGAGAGCTTCATCCAAACCCTGCGTTCGCACATGGAGGCCGTCTACTTCTCAGACACAGTCGAGGAGTGGATGGAGGAGAATGTCAACCCACACGTGGACCGGCTGCGAGAGTTCGTGCGGGACTTCAAGGAAATCATCCGCCTCAACGCTCGGCCCAAGACCCTCTAG